One part of the Pithys albifrons albifrons isolate INPA30051 chromosome 21, PitAlb_v1, whole genome shotgun sequence genome encodes these proteins:
- the LIG3 gene encoding DNA ligase 3 translates to MPTGCGALSLSARALGRAAALLCPPLTRGSLPRALPCCVGRGARRWCQLLSQPVSPQGSSAGAFPVPPFARPACTADMAEQRYCVDYAKRGTAGCKKCKEKIVKGVCRIGKIVPNPFTESGGDMKEWYHVKCMFEKLDKARATTKKIEDITDLEGWEELQDEDKELINKHISEANSKTSGTPKKKVIVQAKLTATGQLTTKDPFGLTNPSPKKFSGFTAKPKNSEDVSANSSHKSSLSAARCDPKHKDCLLREFRKLCAMVAEKPSYNVKTQIIQDFLKKGSAGDGFHGDVYLTIKLLLPGVIKIVYNLNDKQIVKLFSRIFNCNQDEMVRDLEQGDVSETIRIFFEQSKTCPPAAKSLLTIQEVDEFLIQLSKLTKEDDQQSVLQQISRRCTGNDLKCIIRLIKHDLKMNAGAKHVLDALDPNAYEAFKASRNLQDVVERVLQNQQEAEKVPGLKRTLSVQASLMTPVQPMLAEACKSIEYAMKKCPNGMYAEIKYDGERVQVHKNGDHFNYFSRSLKPVLPHKVAHFKDFIPQAFPGGQSMILDSEVLLIDNKTGKPLPFGTLGVHKKAAFQDANVCLFVFDCIYFNDISLMDRPLCERRKFLHDNMVEIPNRILFSEMKHVTKASDLADMITRVIREGLEGLVLKDIKGNYEPGKRHWLKVKKDYLNEGAMADTADLVVLGAFYGQGSKGGMMSIFLMGCYDPKSEKWCTVTKCSGGHDDATLARLQTELDMVKISKDPSKIPRWLKINKIYYPDFIVPDPKKAPVWEITGAEFSKAEAHTADGISIRFPRCTRIRDDKDWQTATNLQQLKELYQLSKEKADFGIVAGEEDESTAGSSGENEGNSRSSTPHSSIKSPPKKSPAKAQKPEESKAVIESPQKSEEKRGEKRKASEMEDNGKKHPLLDIFTGVRLYLPRSVQDFDRIRRYFIAYDGDLMPELDVASATHVIGDTGDNPGAQRVSPRWIWECIRKRRLVAPC, encoded by the exons ATGCCCACGGGCTGCGGGGCTCTGTCACTCTCCGCCCGGGCCCTCGGCAGGGCCGCAGCGCTGCTCTGTCCCCCTCTGACTCgggggtccctgcccagagccctccccTGCTGTGTGGGACGCGGCGCCAGGCGCTGGTGccagctgctgtcacagccCGTGTCCCCGCAGGGCAGCAGTGCCGGCGCTTTCCCCGTGCCCCCGTTCGCTCGCCCAGCCTGCACGGCCgacatggcagagcagaggTACTGCGTGGACTACGCCAAGCGCGGCACCGCCGGGTGCAAGAAGTGCAAGGAGAAGATCGTGAAGGGGGTGTGCCGCATCGGGAAGATTGTTCCCAACCCTTTCACGGAGTCTGGCGGGGACATGAAGGAGTGGTACCATGTCAAGTGCATGTTTGAGAAGCTGGACAAGGCCCGGGCCACCACCAAGAAAATCGAAGACATCACAGACTTGGAGGGGTGGGAAGAGCTGCAAGATGAGGACAAAGAATTAATCAACAAACACATCTCAG AAGCCAATTCCAAGACTTCAGGCACCCCGAAGAAAAAGGTGATAGTCCAGGCTAAGCTCACTGCCACAGGACAGCTGACCACAAAAGATCCATTTGGTCTTACCAATCCATCACCAAAGAAGTTCTCTGGCTTCACAG CCAAGCCAAAGAATTCAGAAGATGTCTCTGCAAACTCTTCCCACAAGTCCAGCCTGTCTGCAGCCAGGTGTGACCCGAAGCACAAGGACTGTTTGCTGCGGGAGTTCCGCAAACTCTGTGCCATGGTGGCTGAAAAGCCAAGCTACAATGTGAAAACACAGATCATCCAGGACTTCCTGAAGAAGGGATCTGCAGGAG ATGGCTTTCATGGTGATGTGTACCTGACCATTAAGCTGCTGTTACCAGGTGTCATTAAAATAGTTTACAACTTGAATGATAAGCAGATTGTGAAGCTGTTTAGTAGGATTTTTAACTGCAACCAGGACGAAATGGTCCGGGACCTGGAACAG GGAGATGTTTCCGAGACCATCCGCATCTTCTTCGAACAGAGCAAGACTTGTCCTCCAGCAGCCAAGAGCCTCCTGACCATCCAGGAGGTGGATGAATTCCTAATCCAGCTGTCAAAGCTCACTAAGGAGGATGACCAGCAGAGTGTTCTGCAGCAGATCAGCCGCAG gtGTACAGGCAATGACCTGAAATGCATCATCAGGCTAATTAAGCATGACTTGAAAATGAATGCTGGAGCAAAGCACGT GTTGGATGCGCTGGATCCCAACGCCTACGAGGCGTTCAAGGCATCCCGGAACCTGCAGGACGTGGTGGAGAGGGTGCTGCAGAACCAGCAGGAGGCTGAGAAGGTGCCGGGGCTGAAGAGGACCCTCAGCGTGCAGGCCTCGCTCATGACCCCTGTGCAGCCCATGCTG GCTGAAGCCTGCAAGTCCATCGAGTATGCCATGAAGAAGTGCCCCAATGGCATGTACGCCGAGATCAAATACGACGGCGAGCGGGTGCAGGTCCACAAAAACGGGGATCACTTCAACTACTTCAGCAGGAGCCTCAAACCTGTCCTCCCACACAAA gtaGCCCATTTTAAGGACTTCATCCCTCAGGCTTTCCCTGGTGGGCAAAGTATGATCCTGGATTCAGAAGTGCTTCTGATTGACAACAAAACTGGCAAGCCACTTCCATTTGGGACTCTTGGTGTGCAcaag AAAGCTGCTTTCCAAGATGCCAACGTGTGCCTGTTTGTGTTTGACTGCATCTATTTCAATGACATCAGCCTGATGGACAG GCCTCTGTGTGAACGTCGCAAGTTCCTCCACGACAACATGGTGGAGATCCCCAACCGGATCCTCTTCTCGGAGATGAAGCACGTCACG aaagcttcagacctggCAGATATGATCACCCGAGTCATCCGtgaggggctggaagggctggTGTTGAAGGACATAAAG GGAAATTATGAACCAGGCAAACGACACTGGCTCAAGGTGAAGAAGGACTACCTGAACGAGGGGGCCATGGCTGACACAGCAgacctggtggtgctgggggcgTTCTACGGGCAAGGCAGCAAAG gTGGGATGATGTCCATCTTCCTCATGGGCTGCTACGATCCCAAGAGTGAGAAGTGGTGCACTGTGACCAAGTGCTCTGGTGGCCACGATGATGCCACCTTGGCACGTTTGCAGACAGAGCTGGACATGGTGAAGATCAGCAAG GATCCTAGTAAAATTCCACGGTggctaaaaataaacaaaatctaCTACCCAGACTTCATTGTCCCAGATCCAAAG aaAGCCCCAGTGTGGGAGATCACGGGGGCCGAGTTCTCCAAGGCCGAGGCCCACACTGCCGACGGCATCTCCATCCGCTTCCCGCGCTGCACCCGCATCCGCGACGACAAGGACTGGCAGACGGCCACcaacctgcagcagctcaag gagctgtACCAGCTCTCCAAGGAGAAGGCTGATTTTGGCATTGTTGCCGGGGAGGAAGATGAGTCcacagctggcagcagtggAGAGAATGAGGGGAATTCCAGGTCTTCCACACCTCACAGCAGTATTAAAAGCCCCCCAAAGAAGTCACCTGCAAAAGCCCAGAAGCCAGAAG agaGCAAAGCAGTCATTGAATCCCCTCAAAAATCGGAGGAGAAACGAggggagaagagaaaagcaTCTGAGATGGAGGACAATGGAAAAAAG cACCCACTGCTGGACATTTTCACGGGCGTGAGGCTGTACCTGCCGCGCTCCGTGCAGGACTTCGACAGGATCCGCCGCTACTTCATCGCCTACGACGGGGACCTCATGCCAGAGCTCGACGTGGCCTCGGCCACCCACGTCATCGGGGACACTGGTGACAACCCTGGTGCTCAGCGTGTCTCCCCCAGGTGGATCTGGGAGTGCATCCGGAAGAGGAGGCTGGTGGCGCCCTGCTAG